The Metabacillus litoralis genome contains a region encoding:
- a CDS encoding metallophosphoesterase family protein, with amino-acid sequence MERIAIISDIHGNIPALDAVLDDIKQKKIQRIFCLGDLVGKGPDSYEVIQKISQSCEKVIKGNWDDFITKETEFESLKWHQHQLTVDQNLYLESLPFSFDFYMSGKLIRLFHASPHSVYTRVQPWDSIETRLGMFTNTEYTGISTCQPDVVGYGDVHHAFIQHIDGKTLFNTGSVGNPLDLTQASYTIVEGEYESKREAGFNITFVRVPYNIERAIQLAKDAEMPDLEPYIQELTTAKYRGLKN; translated from the coding sequence ATGGAACGAATTGCAATTATTTCAGATATTCATGGAAATATTCCTGCGTTAGATGCAGTTTTAGATGACATAAAACAAAAAAAGATTCAACGTATTTTTTGCTTAGGAGATTTAGTTGGAAAAGGACCTGATTCTTATGAAGTGATTCAGAAAATAAGTCAAAGCTGTGAAAAAGTTATAAAAGGAAATTGGGATGATTTCATTACAAAGGAAACAGAATTTGAATCATTGAAGTGGCATCAACATCAATTAACAGTGGATCAAAATCTTTATTTGGAGTCATTGCCTTTTTCATTTGATTTTTATATGAGCGGAAAACTGATCCGATTATTTCATGCCTCACCACATAGCGTCTATACAAGAGTTCAGCCTTGGGATTCAATTGAGACACGATTAGGTATGTTTACTAATACGGAATACACCGGAATAAGCACTTGTCAACCGGATGTTGTTGGTTATGGTGATGTTCATCATGCCTTTATTCAACATATAGATGGGAAAACACTATTTAATACAGGAAGTGTAGGCAATCCTTTAGACCTTACTCAAGCTTCATATACGATCGTCGAGGGGGAATATGAGTCTAAAAGGGAAGCAGGTTTTAATATTACCTTTGTACGTGTACCATATAATATTGAAAGAGCTATCCAATTAGCTAAAGACGCAGAAATGCCCGACCTAGAGCCATACATACAAGAGTTAACAACAGCAAAGTACAGAGGTTTAAAAAATTAG
- a CDS encoding YkvI family membrane protein has product MRRSWIASFQVAAVYVGTVVGAGFATGREIVEFFTKYGVFGLAGILLVGLIFVYTGTKMLILSKRINAASYQDLMIFLFGKKIGRFINIFMLIILLGLTSIMLSGAGAIFKEQLGLSVRLGVVITILLTIAVMSFGIKGLFSVNIIVVPMLVLFSTILAVQSFSIEPLTVIPDKTSATFKWILSAVSYAAFNLTMAAAVLVPLANEIQDEKVLKRGGILGGVFLTAILISSHIALSTLPNVMDYDIPMAEVMKTTFYAIYFIYIAVIYGEVFTSVIGNLYGLERQVASFLNIPSMIIVCSILCVAAFISKFGYSSLISTLYPIFGYVCLGVLLLLMIKRVPE; this is encoded by the coding sequence ATGAGAAGATCTTGGATTGCCTCGTTTCAAGTCGCTGCTGTGTACGTAGGAACAGTAGTAGGAGCTGGATTTGCGACTGGACGAGAAATAGTTGAGTTTTTTACAAAATACGGTGTTTTTGGACTTGCAGGTATTTTATTAGTGGGTTTAATTTTTGTTTATACTGGGACGAAAATGCTCATCCTATCAAAGCGAATTAACGCAGCTTCTTATCAAGATTTAATGATCTTTTTATTTGGTAAGAAAATAGGAAGATTTATAAATATTTTTATGCTCATCATATTATTAGGATTAACCTCTATCATGTTGTCAGGTGCAGGAGCGATATTTAAAGAACAGCTTGGTCTTTCTGTAAGGTTAGGTGTTGTCATTACGATTTTATTAACAATAGCTGTTATGTCTTTTGGAATAAAGGGGTTATTTAGTGTAAATATCATTGTAGTACCGATGTTGGTTCTATTTAGTACAATTCTAGCTGTTCAGTCTTTCTCTATTGAACCTTTAACTGTAATTCCCGATAAAACATCAGCAACGTTTAAATGGATTCTTTCTGCTGTTTCTTATGCAGCCTTTAATTTAACAATGGCTGCAGCTGTTTTAGTGCCTTTAGCAAATGAAATTCAAGATGAGAAAGTCTTGAAGCGGGGAGGAATCCTTGGGGGAGTCTTTTTAACCGCAATTCTAATTAGCAGTCATATTGCTCTTTCGACTCTTCCTAACGTTATGGATTATGACATACCGATGGCTGAGGTAATGAAAACAACTTTTTATGCCATTTATTTTATTTACATAGCTGTTATATATGGTGAAGTTTTTACCTCAGTTATAGGCAATTTATATGGTTTAGAAAGACAAGTAGCATCGTTTCTCAATATACCTAGTATGATTATTGTTTGCTCTATACTATGTGTGGCCGCTTTTATAAGTAAATTTGGGTATAGTTCATTAATTTCTACATTATATCCGATCTTTGGTTATGTTTGTTTAGGAGTACTTCTGTTATTAATGATTAAAAGAGTTCCTGAGTAA